The following proteins are co-located in the Heteronotia binoei isolate CCM8104 ecotype False Entrance Well chromosome 21, APGP_CSIRO_Hbin_v1, whole genome shotgun sequence genome:
- the TSN gene encoding translin: MSVSGMFITLQGVLTADQDIREEIRKVVQTLEQTAREILTVLQGVHQGSGFQDIPKKCQKAREHFGTVRTQLASLKTKFPADQYYRFHEHWRFVLQRLVFLAAFVVYLETETLVTREAITEILGIEAEREKGFHLDIEDYLSGVLTLASELSRLAVNSVTAGDYSRPLRISAFINELDSGFRLLNLKNDSLRKRYDGLKYDVKKIEEVVYDLSIRGLNKEATDGAGGEK; this comes from the exons ATGTCTGTCAGCGGGATGTTCATCACTTTGCAGGGCGTGCTGACCGCGGACCAAGATATCCGCGAG GAGATTAGGAAAGTTGTTCAAACTCTGGAGCAGACAGCTCGGGAAATCCTGACAGTACTACAGGGGGTCCACCAAGGTTCTGGATTCCAAGACA TACCAAAGAAGTGTCAGAAGGCTCGGGAACACTTTGGTACAGTAAGAACACAGCTGGCCTCTCTGAAAACGAAATTTCCTGCAGATCAGTATTATAG ATTTCATGAACATTGGAGGTTTGTCCTACAGCGCTTGGTATTCCTGGCAGCGTTTGTTGTCTACCTGGAGACAGAGACATTAGTGACCCGGGAGGCTATAACAGAAATACTTGGAA TTGAAGCTGAAAGAGAGAAAGGTTTCCATCTGGACATTGAGGATTACCTCTCTGGAGTGCTGACCCTTGCAAGTGAGCTG TCTAGGCTGGCAGTCAACAGTGTCACAGCCGGAGACTACTCTCGCCCCCTCCGCATCTCTGCTTTCATCAATGAGCTGGATTCTGGCTTCCGCCTCCTGAACTTGAAGAACGATTCCCTGAGGAAACGGTATGATGGCCTCAAGTATGATGTCAAGAAGATTGAGGAGGTAGTTTACGACCTGTCGATCAGAGGGCTCAACAAGGAGGCAACAGATGGTGCTGGTGGAGAGAAATAA